One stretch of Coleofasciculaceae cyanobacterium DNA includes these proteins:
- the cydB gene encoding cytochrome d ubiquinol oxidase subunit II: MEALDYFLPQVWFAILALFLFLYVMLDGFDLGVGILSITASNEERRGILMTSLGNIWDANETWLVLMGGALFGAFPLAYGTILQALYIPITVMVFGLIFRAVAFEFREYANTKLFWNIAFGGGSFLAALGQGFALGAILQGITVDSAGHFTGGTWDWLTLRSLLVALTLIQGYVLIGSTYLILKTEGDLQTTHNLTAKISAVTTFIGAVYLTITTPIFSESARTRLFEAPLLYIFVLIPLLGALLIFLLLKSLYSEQETRPFVWTLLLFLLSFIGLGLVVFPYIIPMQITIYQAAASPSSLVFMIVFIGFLIPIMLAYNIYNYIVFKGKVIIEET, encoded by the coding sequence ATGGAAGCTTTAGATTATTTTCTCCCTCAAGTTTGGTTTGCCATATTAGCATTGTTTTTATTTTTGTACGTAATGTTAGATGGATTTGATTTGGGAGTAGGCATACTTTCGATTACCGCCTCTAATGAAGAGCGTCGGGGCATACTCATGACTAGTTTGGGCAATATTTGGGATGCCAATGAAACTTGGCTGGTTTTGATGGGTGGAGCTTTATTTGGAGCTTTTCCGCTGGCTTATGGCACGATCCTTCAGGCTTTGTATATCCCGATTACGGTCATGGTTTTTGGCTTGATTTTTCGTGCCGTTGCCTTTGAGTTTCGCGAATATGCAAATACTAAACTTTTCTGGAATATAGCCTTTGGTGGCGGTAGTTTTCTGGCTGCATTAGGACAAGGATTCGCTTTAGGAGCAATTTTACAGGGGATTACCGTTGATAGTGCTGGTCATTTTACTGGGGGAACTTGGGATTGGTTAACTTTGCGATCGCTTTTGGTTGCTTTAACTTTAATCCAAGGTTACGTATTAATTGGTTCAACCTATCTTATTTTAAAGACAGAGGGAGACCTACAGACTACTCATAATTTGACTGCCAAAATTTCAGCAGTTACTACATTTATCGGTGCGGTTTATTTAACAATCACCACACCTATTTTTTCCGAGAGTGCTAGAACTAGACTATTTGAAGCACCTTTATTGTATATTTTTGTCTTGATTCCTTTATTAGGAGCTTTGCTAATCTTTTTATTACTCAAAAGTCTTTACTCAGAACAAGAAACACGACCATTTGTTTGGACTTTACTATTGTTTCTACTATCTTTTATCGGATTAGGGTTAGTTGTATTTCCCTATATTATTCCCATGCAAATTACAATTTATCAGGCTGCTGCCAGTCCTAGTTCTCTGGTATTTATGATTGTTTTTATTGGTTTTTTGATTCCGATTATGCTGGCATATAATATTTACAACTATATTGTTTTCAAAGGTAAAGTAATCATCGAAGAAACTTAA